Genomic DNA from bacterium:
AACCATATTTGAGAAAGACCTGGGGAGTGAAATAAAACGCTTCGGAGCTGATAGGTGGTTGCTTAATACGTATGAAAAGCCACTGTGGAGGAGGAAGACTTGCTCTAGAAGTTCAGTAAATATAGGGATCTAGCGATTCCTACCAAGAGATTGGCCAGGTAAGTCCCACCTTTCAGGAGGTTTTTATTGACTCCGGTCAGAAAAAAAGGCCGAGAGGTTGAGTATTCTGAAAGAAACCCGTACCCTTAGCCTTCATTTTTTAGAGCTAGAAGTGGAAGATCGCTCGGAAAACGAGAGATCTGATCAAGTGTATACGTTGAATAGAAAAGTTAGATTATGCCAACGATTAACCAATTGGTGAGAAAGCGTCGGGGCTCAAAGAGTTCGAGGGTCAAGTGTCCGGCGTTAAAGCAGTGTCCTCAAAGAAGAGGTGTTTGTACTCGGGTGTACACTCAGACACCAAAGAAGCCGAATTCTGCATTGAGAAAAGTAGCGCGGGTAAGACTTACTACCGGAGTGGAAGTAACAAGTTACATCCCAGGCGTTGGGCACAATCTGCAAGAGCACTCAGTGGTTCTTATCCGTGGTGGACGGGTGAAGGACTTACCGGGGGTTCGCTACCATATCATACGTGGAAAGCTTGAGGCTCATGGTGTGCAGGATCGAAAGCAAGGTCGCTCAAAGTATGGAGCGAAGCGCCCTAAGTAATAGTTGGGAATCAGCAGATTATTTTTTGGTAGTCGGGTAAGAGAGAAATGACACGAAAGAAGAAAGATTTTACGAGAGATATTTTACCAGATCCGCGGTATCACGATGTGGTATTTGCAAAGGCCGTGAACATCCTGATGAAAGACGGGAAGAAGAGCGTTGCCGAAAGAGGGTTGTACGATGCGCTAGATAAGATCAGCGATAGAACAAAAGAGGACCCGCTTCAGATTTTTCACAAAGCACTCAACAACATTCAGCCTTCGGTGGAAGTGCGGTCCAGACGGGTGGGTGGTGCGAACTATCAGGTGCCAACGGAGGTCAATCCGAAAAGAGGACAGGCGTTAGCTCTTCGGTGGTTAAAGATCGCTACTGAAGGACGAAGCGAAAGAACACTTGCAGACAGGCTAGCGGGTGAGTTGCTTGAGGCTCATGAAAAC
This window encodes:
- a CDS encoding 30S ribosomal protein S7 gives rise to the protein MTRKKKDFTRDILPDPRYHDVVFAKAVNILMKDGKKSVAERGLYDALDKISDRTKEDPLQIFHKALNNIQPSVEVRSRRVGGANYQVPTEVNPKRGQALALRWLKIATEGRSERTLADRLAGELLEAHENRGAAVKKREDTHRMAEANKAFAHFRW
- a CDS encoding 30S ribosomal protein S12, with product MPTINQLVRKRRGSKSSRVKCPALKQCPQRRGVCTRVYTQTPKKPNSALRKVARVRLTTGVEVTSYIPGVGHNLQEHSVVLIRGGRVKDLPGVRYHIIRGKLEAHGVQDRKQGRSKYGAKRPK